A genomic segment from Streptomyces sp. TLI_235 encodes:
- a CDS encoding MerR-like DNA binding protein, with product MSGTGDDATAGGLCAVHLPRSGRTPAPRAWEAPAEPVDTELPRVGRFPAVQAGQPAIERIPPTSALVGYRGPTACAAAGITYRQLDYWARTGLLEPSVRTAYPAGAQRLYSFRDILLLKIVKRLLDAGVSLQNIRVAVAHLQAAEPTDLTGLTLMCDGATVYECTSPQQVVDLIGGGQGMFGIAVGAVWQELESALGRLHAERTDTGETLIGHDPADELAQRRNRAV from the coding sequence ATGAGCGGTACTGGCGACGACGCCACCGCCGGGGGCCTGTGCGCCGTGCACCTGCCGCGCTCCGGCCGCACACCGGCCCCGCGGGCCTGGGAGGCCCCGGCCGAGCCCGTCGACACCGAACTGCCCCGGGTGGGGCGCTTCCCGGCCGTCCAGGCCGGGCAGCCCGCGATCGAGCGGATCCCGCCGACCTCCGCCCTGGTCGGCTACCGCGGGCCGACGGCCTGCGCCGCCGCCGGCATCACCTACCGTCAACTCGACTACTGGGCCCGCACCGGTCTGCTGGAGCCCAGCGTCCGCACCGCGTACCCGGCCGGCGCGCAGCGGCTCTACAGCTTTCGCGACATCCTTCTGCTGAAGATCGTCAAGCGGCTGCTGGACGCGGGCGTCTCGCTGCAGAACATCCGGGTCGCCGTTGCCCACCTCCAGGCGGCCGAGCCCACCGACCTCACCGGCCTGACGCTGATGTGCGACGGTGCCACCGTCTACGAGTGCACCAGCCCGCAGCAGGTCGTCGACCTGATCGGCGGCGGCCAGGGCATGTTCGGCATCGCCGTCGGCGCGGTCTGGCAGGAGCTGGAGAGCGCGCTCGGCCGGCTGCACGCCGAACGCACCGACACCGGCGAGACCCTGATCGGCCATGACCCGGCCGACGAGCTCGCCCAGCGCCGCAACCGCGCGGTCTGA
- a CDS encoding gamma-glutamyl:cysteine ligase YbdK (ATP-grasp superfamily), producing the protein MGEKVAATRAELSDRQLYRRKLQSCLDVFERMLREGRFDRPRAMMGLEIELNLADEQGMPVMRNAQVLESIASADFQTELGRFNIEVNVAPRRLGGHVLEELREEVDTCLRYADRQAEEAGARIVMVGILPTLDLDHTGLDSMSHNNRYSLLSDQILAARGEDIALDIEGVEHLAVESVSMVAEAAATSLQLHLQVTPEKFAPVWNAAQAISASQVALGANSPFLFGRELWRETRPVLFQQACDTRSAELKAQGVRPITWFGERWVDSALDLFAENLRYFPALLPICDDEDPVKVLASGGVPKLAEMRLHNGTIYRWNRPVYDVADGIAHLRVENRCLPAGPTVTDVLANAAYYYGLVRVLAEQSRPVWTRLPFERADENFQTAARHGIDAVLHWPRHGRAGRGGTAPVPVTELVLNELLPLAHQGLDEWGVEPADRDRYLGVIEQRCLRRTNGASWQAATVHRLREHFGMDRTAAIAAMTRRYVEYMRTGEPVHTWPVG; encoded by the coding sequence ATGGGCGAGAAGGTCGCGGCCACTCGCGCTGAACTGTCCGACCGGCAGCTGTACCGGCGCAAGCTCCAGTCCTGTCTGGACGTGTTCGAGCGGATGCTGCGCGAGGGACGTTTCGACCGCCCCAGAGCGATGATGGGCCTGGAGATCGAGCTCAACCTGGCCGACGAGCAGGGCATGCCGGTCATGCGCAACGCGCAGGTGCTGGAGTCGATCGCCTCGGCCGACTTCCAGACCGAGCTGGGCCGCTTCAACATCGAGGTCAACGTCGCCCCGCGGCGGCTCGGCGGCCACGTCCTGGAGGAGCTCCGCGAGGAGGTCGACACCTGCCTGCGCTACGCCGACCGGCAGGCCGAGGAGGCCGGCGCCCGGATCGTCATGGTCGGCATCCTGCCGACCCTCGACCTGGACCACACCGGCCTGGACAGCATGTCCCACAACAACCGGTACAGCCTGCTCAGCGACCAGATCCTGGCCGCCCGCGGCGAGGACATCGCGCTCGACATCGAGGGCGTCGAGCACCTCGCCGTCGAGTCGGTCTCGATGGTCGCCGAGGCCGCCGCCACCTCGCTCCAGCTCCACCTGCAGGTCACCCCGGAGAAGTTCGCGCCGGTGTGGAACGCGGCCCAGGCGATCTCCGCCAGCCAGGTCGCGCTCGGCGCCAACTCGCCGTTCCTGTTCGGCCGCGAACTGTGGCGCGAGACCCGGCCGGTGCTCTTCCAGCAGGCCTGTGACACCCGTTCGGCGGAGCTCAAGGCGCAGGGCGTGCGCCCCATCACCTGGTTCGGGGAGCGCTGGGTGGACTCCGCGCTGGATCTCTTCGCCGAGAACCTTCGCTACTTCCCGGCCCTGCTGCCGATCTGCGACGACGAGGACCCGGTCAAGGTGCTCGCCTCCGGCGGCGTCCCCAAACTCGCCGAGATGCGGCTCCACAACGGCACCATCTACCGCTGGAACCGCCCGGTGTACGACGTCGCCGACGGCATCGCCCACCTTCGGGTGGAGAACCGCTGCCTGCCCGCCGGCCCCACCGTCACCGACGTGCTCGCCAACGCCGCCTACTACTACGGCCTCGTCCGCGTGCTCGCCGAGCAGTCCCGCCCGGTCTGGACGAGGCTGCCGTTCGAACGCGCCGACGAGAACTTCCAGACCGCGGCCCGGCACGGCATCGACGCCGTCCTGCACTGGCCCCGGCACGGACGGGCCGGCCGCGGCGGCACCGCCCCCGTCCCGGTCACCGAGCTCGTCCTCAACGAGCTGCTCCCGCTCGCCCACCAGGGCCTCGACGAGTGGGGCGTCGAACCCGCCGACCGCGACCGCTACCTCGGCGTCATCGAGCAGCGCTGCCTGCGCCGCACCAACGGCGCCTCCTGGCAGGCCGCCACCGTGCACCGGCTGCGCGAGCACTTCGGCATGGACCGCACCGCCGCCATCGCCGCGATGACCAGGAGGTACGTGGAGTACATGCGCACCGGGGAACCGGTGCACACCTGGCCGGTCGGCTGA
- a CDS encoding vancomycin permeability regulator SanA: MSIKDLKRLRRAAARLRRIPGLGDRTGRRRWFQAAVVISTLALAPSAWLWTGEDGRVRAVADAPAAPVAVVFGAGLFGSEPSPYLAHRLDAALNLYQQHKVQAILVTGDNSTTDYDETDAMRRYLTDRGVPDIRVVGDYAGFDTWDSCVRARRIFGVDHALLVSQGFHVRRALALCEAAGIDAYAVAVDEPHDTTWYYGGLREIPGAGKAALDAWLRPDPRFLGATEQGVTLALADAARR, encoded by the coding sequence GTGTCGATCAAGGATCTGAAGAGGCTGCGCCGGGCCGCAGCACGGCTGCGGCGGATTCCCGGGCTCGGCGACCGCACCGGCCGGCGGCGCTGGTTCCAGGCCGCCGTCGTCATCAGCACCCTCGCACTCGCGCCCAGCGCCTGGCTGTGGACCGGCGAGGACGGCCGCGTCCGCGCGGTGGCCGACGCCCCCGCCGCGCCCGTCGCCGTGGTCTTCGGCGCAGGACTGTTCGGCAGCGAGCCCTCCCCGTACCTCGCGCACCGGCTGGACGCGGCGCTGAACCTCTATCAGCAGCACAAGGTGCAGGCCATCCTGGTCACCGGCGACAACAGTACGACCGACTACGACGAGACCGACGCCATGCGCCGCTATCTGACGGACCGGGGGGTGCCCGACATCCGGGTGGTCGGCGACTACGCCGGCTTCGACACCTGGGACTCCTGCGTGCGGGCCCGGCGCATCTTCGGCGTCGACCACGCCCTGCTCGTCAGTCAGGGCTTCCACGTGCGGCGCGCCCTGGCACTGTGCGAGGCCGCCGGCATCGACGCCTACGCCGTGGCCGTGGACGAGCCGCACGACACCACCTGGTACTACGGCGGGCTGCGCGAGATCCCGGGGGCGGGCAAGGCGGCGCTGGACGCCTGGCTGCGCCCCGACCCCCGGTTCCTCGGGGCCACCGAGCAGGGCGTCACCCTGGCACTGGCGGACGCGGCCCGGCGGTAG
- a CDS encoding membrane protease YdiL (CAAX protease family) — MPPGPRAGRPRAASRRAGDQVTSVSTEPETGTPARRLLGVELLIVLGLSLGASGVAALISFADSVTQPIALGRQVATLNSSRAPGRPWIDLAWQVYYIARGLMPVVLVGYLLVRESTSLRVLGFDLRDKARDLGRGALLAAAIGGTGLGLYLAAQAAGFNLTVAPSGLPDVWWRIPVLIGSAWQNAILEEVIVVGYLLRRLGQLGWSWPAMVVTSSLLRGSYHLYQGVGGLVGNMVMGIVFCLLYRRWGRVMPLVVAHALIDTVAFVGYALLAGHVSWLPTA, encoded by the coding sequence GTGCCCCCGGGCCCGCGCGCCGGCCGGCCGCGGGCAGCGAGCCGCCGCGCGGGAGACCAGGTGACCAGCGTTTCGACCGAGCCCGAGACCGGCACCCCGGCCCGCCGCCTGCTCGGCGTCGAACTGCTCATCGTGCTCGGGCTCTCCCTCGGGGCCAGCGGCGTCGCCGCCCTGATCAGCTTCGCCGACTCGGTGACCCAGCCCATCGCCCTCGGCCGGCAGGTCGCCACCCTCAACAGTTCCCGCGCACCGGGCCGGCCCTGGATCGACCTCGCCTGGCAGGTCTACTACATCGCCCGCGGGCTGATGCCGGTCGTCCTGGTCGGCTACCTGCTGGTCCGGGAGTCCACCTCGCTGCGGGTGCTCGGCTTCGACCTGCGGGACAAGGCGCGGGACCTCGGGCGCGGCGCACTGCTCGCCGCCGCGATCGGCGGCACCGGCCTCGGCCTCTACCTCGCCGCCCAGGCCGCCGGCTTCAACCTCACCGTCGCCCCCTCCGGCCTGCCGGACGTCTGGTGGCGGATCCCCGTCCTGATCGGCTCGGCCTGGCAGAACGCGATCCTCGAGGAAGTGATCGTGGTCGGCTACCTGCTGCGGCGGCTCGGACAGCTCGGCTGGTCCTGGCCGGCGATGGTGGTCACCAGCTCGCTCCTGCGCGGCTCGTACCACCTGTACCAGGGGGTCGGCGGACTGGTCGGCAACATGGTCATGGGCATCGTCTTCTGCCTGCTGTACCGCCGCTGGGGCCGGGTGATGCCCCTGGTGGTCGCGCACGCCCTGATCGACACCGTCGCCTTCGTCGGCTACGCCCTCCTCGCGGGCCACGTCAGCTGGCTGCCGACGGCCTGA
- a CDS encoding DNA polymerase-4, which produces MPSIIHLDMDAFFASVEQAAKPSLRGKPVIVGGLGGRGVVSTASYEARKFGVHSAMPMAQARRLCPNAAFLAGRFAAYRENSDIVMALLRERSPLVEPLSLDEAFVDLEAGPYGPALAAAEPAVGAQLVRAVAEDLRADILEHTALTASVGAAGSKLMAKIASEQAKPDGLVLVEIGSERAVLSPMPVRALPGIGPATEQTLRRAGLTTVADLAEAGEAELVQLLGRAHGAGVHLMATGYDERAVVPDRDAKSVSVEDTFEVDLADRDRILHEIDQLTARCVRRLRAAGRSGRTVVLKVRRFDFSTLTRSETLRAPTDDEAVIAETARRLALQVDTTGGVRLLGVGVSQLADYTQEDLFAQAAHAAQAEEAGEGSEGTAGTEEEPPARPSGPAAEAVPPLLRRWLPGQDVRHAEFGPGWVQGSGVGRVTVRFETPYGPPGRVRTFAVDDPDLEPSEPLPLRQA; this is translated from the coding sequence GTGCCGAGCATCATCCACCTCGACATGGACGCCTTCTTCGCGTCGGTGGAGCAGGCGGCCAAGCCGAGCCTGCGCGGCAAGCCGGTGATCGTCGGCGGCCTCGGCGGCCGCGGAGTCGTCTCCACCGCCTCCTACGAGGCCCGGAAGTTCGGTGTGCACTCCGCGATGCCGATGGCGCAGGCCCGCCGACTCTGCCCGAACGCCGCCTTCCTGGCCGGTCGCTTCGCCGCCTACCGGGAGAACAGCGACATCGTCATGGCCCTGCTCCGCGAGCGCTCACCCCTGGTGGAGCCGCTCAGCCTCGACGAGGCCTTCGTCGACCTGGAGGCCGGCCCGTACGGCCCCGCGCTCGCCGCGGCCGAGCCGGCGGTCGGCGCCCAGCTGGTGCGCGCGGTCGCCGAGGACCTGCGCGCCGACATCCTCGAACACACCGCCCTCACCGCCTCGGTCGGCGCCGCGGGCTCCAAGCTGATGGCGAAGATCGCCTCCGAGCAGGCCAAGCCGGACGGCCTCGTCCTGGTGGAGATCGGCTCGGAGCGGGCCGTGCTCAGCCCGATGCCCGTCCGCGCCCTGCCCGGGATCGGGCCCGCCACCGAGCAGACACTGCGCCGGGCCGGTCTGACCACGGTCGCCGACCTCGCCGAGGCGGGCGAGGCCGAGCTCGTCCAGCTGCTCGGGCGGGCGCACGGCGCCGGGGTGCACCTGATGGCCACCGGGTACGACGAGCGCGCGGTGGTGCCCGACCGGGACGCCAAGTCCGTGTCGGTGGAGGACACCTTCGAGGTCGACCTCGCCGACCGCGACCGCATCCTGCACGAGATCGACCAGCTCACCGCCCGGTGCGTCCGGCGGCTGCGGGCGGCGGGCCGCTCCGGCCGCACCGTGGTGCTGAAGGTCCGCCGCTTCGACTTCTCCACCCTCACCCGCTCCGAGACGCTGCGCGCTCCCACGGACGACGAGGCGGTGATCGCGGAGACCGCCCGCCGGCTCGCCCTGCAGGTGGACACCACCGGCGGGGTGCGGCTGCTCGGCGTGGGCGTGTCCCAACTGGCCGACTACACCCAGGAGGACCTGTTCGCGCAGGCCGCGCACGCTGCCCAGGCGGAGGAGGCCGGGGAGGGCTCTGAGGGCACGGCGGGCACGGAGGAGGAGCCGCCCGCACGGCCGTCCGGGCCGGCGGCGGAGGCCGTGCCCCCGCTGCTGCGCCGCTGGCTGCCCGGGCAGGACGTGCGGCACGCCGAGTTCGGCCCGGGCTGGGTGCAGGGCAGCGGGGTCGGCAGGGTCACCGTGCGCTTCGAGACGCCGTACGGGCCGCCGGGCCGGGTGCGGACCTTCGCCGTGGACGACCCGGATCTGGAGCCGTCCGAGCCGCTGCCGCTGCGCCAGGCCTGA
- a CDS encoding MerR-like DNA binding protein → MTANPPTTLGATPVPATRRAAEVRGRGGDELLSIGAVLAFLRDDFPEVTISKIRFLEAEGLVDPQRTPSGYRKFSAGDVERLAYVLRMQRDHYLPLRVIREHLDAIERGEAPPALPAPEPRPGPLEEADRELGVAAGTVAGVRLGRAEMLAAAEAEEAELGEWESYGLVSAGPDGGYDGEALQIARLVAELGRYGLEPRHLRAMKAAADREVALVDQVVAPLRRHRNPQTRAHAETTARELATLSVRLHAAMVQAGLRARPS, encoded by the coding sequence GTGACCGCGAACCCTCCCACCACTCTCGGGGCCACCCCCGTGCCCGCCACACGCCGTGCGGCCGAGGTACGGGGGAGGGGCGGCGACGAGCTGCTCTCGATCGGCGCCGTGCTGGCGTTCCTCCGGGACGACTTCCCCGAGGTCACCATCTCCAAGATCCGCTTCCTGGAGGCGGAGGGGCTGGTCGACCCGCAGCGCACCCCCTCGGGCTACCGCAAGTTCAGCGCCGGGGACGTCGAGCGGCTGGCGTACGTGCTGCGCATGCAGCGTGACCACTACCTGCCGCTGCGGGTGATCCGTGAGCACCTGGACGCCATCGAGCGCGGGGAGGCGCCGCCGGCGCTGCCCGCCCCGGAGCCCCGGCCGGGCCCGCTGGAGGAGGCCGACCGGGAGCTCGGCGTCGCGGCCGGCACGGTCGCCGGGGTACGGCTCGGGCGGGCCGAGATGCTCGCCGCGGCCGAGGCCGAGGAGGCCGAACTCGGCGAGTGGGAGTCCTACGGCCTGGTCTCGGCCGGGCCGGACGGCGGCTACGACGGCGAGGCCCTGCAGATCGCGCGGCTGGTCGCGGAGCTCGGCCGCTACGGCCTGGAGCCGCGCCACCTGCGGGCGATGAAGGCCGCCGCCGACCGCGAGGTCGCCCTGGTGGATCAGGTCGTCGCGCCGCTGCGCCGGCACCGCAACCCGCAGACCCGGGCGCACGCCGAGACCACCGCCCGCGAGCTGGCGACGCTCTCCGTCCGGCTGCACGCGGCCATGGTCCAGGCGGGGCTGCGCGCCCGACCCAGCTGA
- a CDS encoding glycine dehydrogenase (decarboxylating) alpha subunit /glycine dehydrogenase (decarboxylating) beta subunit: protein MNAQPNLTELEQASPFETRHIGPDAAAQEKMLAHVGYASLDELSEAAVPEAIRSLTALDLPAGRSEAQVLAELRELADRNRVATSMIGLGYYGTFTPPVILRNVLENPAWYTAYTPYQPEISQGRLEALLNFQTLVSDLTGLATSGSSLLDEGTAAAEAMALARRVTKVKGGVFLIDADTLPQTVAVIETRAVPTGVEVVVADLSEGIPAEIAERGVFGVLLQYPGAAGVVRDLTPVIEQAHGLGAVVAVAADLLALTLLKSPGSMGADIACGTSQRFGVPMGFGGPHAGYLAVRAEYARNLPGRLVGVSVDSDGNRAYRLALQTREQHIRREKATSNICTAQVLLAVMASMYAVYHGPDGLADIARRTHRYAAALAAGLRAGGVELVHGEFFDTVTARVPQRADEVVTAALAANINIHKVDADTVSISCDETTTREHVTALWAAFGIAGGELDETADALPAALLREDEYLTHPVFHSHRSETAMLRYLRRLSDRDYALDRGMIPLGSCTMKLNATTEMEPVTWPEFGQLHPFAPADQVQGFLSLIHGLEQQLVEVTGYDAVSIQPNAGSQGELAGLLAVRAYHHANGDTQRDVCLIPSSAHGTNAASAVMAGMRVVVVKTLTDGDVDVDDLKAKIEQHRDQLSVLMVTYPSTHGVFETEITTICEMVHDAGGQVYVDGANLNALVGLAKPGKFGADVSHLNLHKTFCIPHGGGGPGVGPVAVRAHLAPYLPNHPLQEEAGPATGVGPISAAPWGSAAILPISWSYVRLMGGEGLKRATQVAVLNANYIAKRLAPHFPVLYTGPGGLVAHECIIDLRPLTKETGVTVDDVAKRLIDYGFHAPTMSFPVAGTLMIEPTESEDLYEIDRFCEAMIEIRAEIEKVGSGEWPAEDNPLRNAPHTAANLAADWQHAYTREEAVFPAGVNPADKYWPPVSRIDGAYGDRNLVCSCPPLDEYGV, encoded by the coding sequence ATGAACGCCCAGCCGAACCTCACCGAGCTCGAGCAGGCCAGTCCCTTCGAGACCCGCCACATCGGCCCCGACGCCGCCGCCCAGGAGAAGATGCTCGCCCACGTGGGCTACGCGTCCCTGGACGAGCTGTCCGAGGCGGCCGTCCCCGAGGCCATCCGCAGCCTGACCGCACTGGACCTGCCGGCCGGCCGCAGCGAGGCCCAGGTCCTCGCCGAACTGCGCGAGCTGGCCGACCGCAACCGGGTCGCCACCTCGATGATCGGCCTCGGCTACTACGGCACGTTCACCCCGCCGGTGATCCTGCGCAACGTGCTGGAGAACCCGGCCTGGTACACCGCCTACACGCCGTACCAGCCGGAGATCTCGCAGGGCCGCCTCGAGGCGCTGCTGAACTTCCAGACCCTGGTCTCCGACCTCACCGGCCTGGCCACCTCCGGCTCCTCGCTGCTCGACGAGGGCACCGCGGCCGCCGAGGCCATGGCGCTGGCCCGCCGCGTCACCAAGGTGAAGGGCGGCGTCTTCCTGATCGACGCCGACACCCTGCCGCAGACCGTCGCCGTCATCGAGACCCGCGCCGTGCCGACCGGCGTCGAGGTGGTCGTCGCCGACCTGTCCGAGGGCATCCCGGCCGAGATCGCCGAGCGCGGCGTCTTCGGCGTCCTCCTCCAGTACCCGGGTGCCGCCGGCGTCGTCCGCGACCTCACCCCGGTCATCGAGCAGGCCCACGGCCTCGGCGCGGTCGTCGCCGTCGCCGCCGACCTGCTCGCCCTCACCCTGCTCAAGTCCCCGGGCTCGATGGGGGCCGACATCGCCTGCGGCACCTCGCAGCGCTTCGGTGTCCCGATGGGCTTCGGCGGCCCGCACGCCGGCTACCTCGCCGTCCGCGCCGAGTACGCCCGCAACCTGCCCGGCCGCCTGGTCGGCGTCTCCGTCGACTCCGACGGCAACCGGGCCTACCGCCTCGCCCTGCAGACCCGCGAGCAGCACATCCGCCGCGAGAAGGCCACCAGCAACATCTGCACCGCCCAGGTGCTGCTCGCCGTGATGGCCTCGATGTATGCCGTCTACCACGGCCCCGACGGCCTCGCGGACATCGCCCGCCGCACCCACCGCTACGCCGCCGCGCTCGCCGCGGGCCTGCGCGCCGGCGGGGTCGAGCTGGTGCACGGCGAGTTCTTCGACACCGTCACCGCCCGCGTCCCGCAGCGCGCCGACGAGGTCGTCACCGCCGCGCTCGCCGCGAACATCAACATCCACAAGGTCGACGCCGACACCGTCTCGATCTCCTGCGACGAGACCACCACCCGCGAGCACGTCACCGCGCTGTGGGCCGCCTTCGGCATCGCCGGCGGCGAGCTCGACGAGACCGCGGACGCGCTGCCCGCCGCCCTGCTGCGCGAGGACGAGTACCTCACCCACCCGGTCTTCCACAGCCACCGCTCCGAGACCGCCATGCTGCGCTACCTGCGCCGCCTGTCGGACCGGGACTACGCGCTGGACCGCGGCATGATCCCGCTGGGCTCCTGCACCATGAAGCTCAACGCCACCACCGAGATGGAGCCGGTCACCTGGCCCGAGTTCGGCCAGCTGCACCCCTTCGCCCCGGCCGACCAGGTGCAGGGCTTCCTCAGCCTGATCCACGGCCTGGAGCAGCAGCTCGTCGAGGTCACCGGTTACGACGCGGTCTCCATCCAGCCGAACGCCGGCTCCCAGGGCGAGCTGGCCGGCCTGCTGGCCGTCCGCGCCTACCACCACGCCAACGGCGACACCCAGCGCGACGTCTGCCTCATCCCGTCCTCCGCGCACGGCACCAACGCCGCCTCCGCGGTCATGGCCGGCATGCGGGTCGTCGTGGTGAAGACCCTCACCGACGGCGACGTGGACGTCGACGACCTCAAGGCCAAGATCGAGCAGCACCGCGACCAGCTGTCCGTGCTGATGGTCACCTACCCGTCCACCCACGGCGTGTTCGAGACCGAGATCACCACCATCTGCGAGATGGTGCACGACGCCGGCGGCCAGGTCTACGTCGACGGCGCCAACCTCAACGCCCTGGTCGGCCTCGCCAAGCCGGGCAAGTTCGGCGCGGACGTCTCGCACCTGAACCTGCACAAGACCTTCTGCATCCCGCACGGCGGCGGCGGCCCGGGCGTCGGCCCGGTCGCGGTCCGCGCGCACCTCGCGCCGTACCTGCCGAACCACCCGCTGCAGGAGGAGGCCGGCCCGGCCACCGGCGTCGGCCCGATCTCGGCCGCGCCGTGGGGCTCGGCGGCGATCCTGCCGATCTCCTGGTCGTACGTCCGCCTGATGGGTGGCGAGGGCCTCAAGCGCGCCACCCAGGTGGCCGTGCTGAACGCCAACTACATCGCCAAGCGGCTCGCCCCGCACTTCCCCGTGCTCTACACCGGCCCCGGCGGCCTGGTCGCGCACGAGTGCATCATCGACCTGCGCCCGCTCACCAAGGAGACCGGCGTCACCGTCGACGACGTCGCCAAGCGTCTGATCGACTACGGCTTCCACGCCCCGACGATGTCGTTCCCGGTGGCCGGCACGCTGATGATCGAGCCCACCGAGTCCGAGGACCTGTACGAGATCGACCGCTTCTGCGAGGCGATGATCGAGATCCGCGCGGAGATCGAGAAGGTCGGCTCCGGCGAGTGGCCCGCCGAGGACAACCCGCTGCGCAACGCCCCGCACACGGCCGCCAACCTGGCCGCCGACTGGCAGCACGCCTACACCCGCGAGGAGGCCGTCTTCCCGGCCGGCGTGAACCCCGCGGACAAGTACTGGCCGCCGGTGAGCCGGATCGACGGCGCCTACGGCGACCGCAACCTGGTCTGCTCCTGCCCGCCGCTGGACGAGTACGGCGTCTGA
- a CDS encoding EmrB/QacA subfamily drug resistance transporter — protein MSEAPQPAATDEKPSSARVLPALVLAMLAFSVVQTAVVPILPSLAKELNVSGSSITWLMTANLLSAAVLTPLLGRFGDLRGRKPMLLVSLAGLVAGSALAVGTHSFTWLVVARVLQGAGGGVLPLAISIVRDELPKAKVTGGVAAISASMGVGSGLGLVATGLLLEHWSYKSIFWMGLVFGIIAVALVALRVPTDPVVDKEGGADPLGALTLAGWLSALLIAVSQGNHWGWTSNRTLGLFAVAAVIALVWILIEVKVTHPLVDMKMMSRPAVAFTNISGLLMGFGMYGSFMVISNFAQTPEKLAHYGFTATVLHAGVMLLPSALGSMVAAPLGALMIARRGPRLPLVAGGILGAVAMAYLALRHSHEIDIYLASAVFGLGVGLAYAAMPAYINGAVPAEQSGIANGMNAVLRTVGGAIGTAVMAAILTGDTMKLPIPVALPTLQAYEHAYWTAAVMCVVAGLVPFAIRRIKSADAPAVGPTAGTPSATSPELAKTDA, from the coding sequence GTGAGTGAGGCCCCACAGCCCGCCGCCACGGACGAGAAGCCGAGCAGTGCGCGGGTGCTCCCCGCGCTCGTGCTGGCCATGCTGGCGTTCAGCGTGGTGCAGACCGCGGTCGTGCCGATCCTGCCGTCGCTGGCCAAGGAGCTGAACGTCTCCGGCTCCAGCATCACCTGGCTGATGACCGCCAACCTGCTCTCCGCGGCCGTGCTCACCCCGCTGCTCGGCCGGTTCGGCGACCTCCGCGGCCGCAAGCCGATGCTGCTGGTCTCGCTCGCCGGCCTGGTCGCGGGCTCCGCCCTCGCGGTCGGCACCCACTCCTTCACCTGGCTGGTCGTCGCCCGCGTGCTGCAGGGCGCCGGCGGTGGCGTGCTCCCGCTCGCGATCAGCATCGTCCGTGACGAGCTGCCCAAGGCCAAGGTCACCGGCGGCGTCGCCGCCATCAGCGCCTCCATGGGCGTCGGCAGCGGCCTCGGCCTGGTCGCCACCGGCCTGCTGCTGGAGCACTGGAGCTACAAGTCGATCTTCTGGATGGGCCTGGTCTTCGGCATCATCGCGGTCGCCCTGGTCGCCCTGCGGGTGCCCACGGACCCGGTCGTCGACAAGGAGGGCGGCGCCGACCCGCTCGGCGCGCTCACCCTGGCCGGCTGGCTCTCCGCCCTGCTGATCGCCGTCAGCCAGGGCAACCACTGGGGCTGGACCTCCAACCGCACGCTCGGCCTGTTCGCCGTCGCAGCGGTGATCGCCCTGGTCTGGATCCTCATCGAGGTCAAGGTCACGCACCCGCTGGTCGACATGAAGATGATGTCCCGCCCGGCCGTCGCCTTCACCAACATCTCCGGCCTGCTCATGGGCTTCGGCATGTACGGCTCCTTCATGGTCATCAGCAACTTCGCGCAGACCCCGGAGAAGCTCGCCCACTACGGCTTCACCGCCACCGTGCTGCACGCCGGCGTGATGCTGCTGCCGTCCGCCCTCGGCTCGATGGTCGCCGCCCCGCTCGGCGCCCTGATGATCGCCCGCCGCGGCCCGCGTCTGCCGCTCGTCGCCGGCGGCATCCTCGGCGCGGTCGCCATGGCCTACCTCGCCCTGCGGCACAGCCACGAGATCGACATCTACCTCGCCTCCGCCGTCTTCGGCCTCGGCGTCGGCCTCGCCTACGCCGCCATGCCGGCCTACATCAACGGCGCCGTGCCGGCCGAGCAGAGCGGCATCGCCAACGGCATGAACGCGGTGCTGCGCACCGTCGGCGGCGCCATCGGCACCGCCGTGATGGCCGCGATCCTCACCGGCGACACCATGAAGCTGCCGATCCCGGTCGCGCTGCCGACCCTGCAGGCCTACGAGCACGCCTACTGGACCGCCGCGGTGATGTGCGTCGTCGCCGGCCTGGTGCCGTTCGCCATCCGCCGGATCAAGTCCGCCGACGCCCCGGCCGTCGGCCCGACCGCGGGGACCCCCTCCGCCACCAGCCCCGAGCTGGCCAAGACCGACGCCTGA